Proteins from a genomic interval of Chryseobacterium indologenes:
- a CDS encoding 3-isopropylmalate dehydratase: protein MKIRDKNGNWIEVTDLKKGIWQTGWYKEYQHNPPVESDKERQAYWADIHEKLLALKVGLNNPKN, encoded by the coding sequence ATGAAAATCAGAGATAAAAACGGAAATTGGATTGAAGTTACTGACCTTAAAAAAGGTATTTGGCAAACTGGGTGGTACAAAGAATATCAGCATAACCCACCCGTTGAAAGCGATAAGGAAAGACAGGCATATTGGGCAGATATACACGAGAAATTATTAGCTTTAAAAGTAGGGTTAAATAACCCGAAAAATTAA
- a CDS encoding response regulator transcription factor — METGTAQQRITLAFINDNSPILDLTCDNLVASGLEVLFRSENIEDGLSQLSALKELPKVCIIDLDFYNKNVLEQLQKLRTQYPTIKLIAHSDIDTEKTVKSLLEIGFAGYLLIGSDADDFRKAIEVATK; from the coding sequence ATGGAAACTGGTACAGCACAACAAAGAATTACTCTTGCCTTTATCAATGATAACAGTCCGATTTTGGATTTGACCTGTGATAACCTCGTTGCTTCAGGGCTTGAAGTATTATTTCGTTCGGAAAACATTGAAGACGGATTATCTCAATTATCAGCATTAAAAGAGCTTCCCAAAGTTTGTATTATAGACCTTGATTTTTACAACAAGAATGTGCTTGAGCAGCTTCAAAAATTAAGAACGCAATATCCAACCATTAAGTTGATTGCCCATAGCGATATTGATACAGAAAAAACAGTAAAATCTCTTTTAGAGATTGGTTTTGCAGGTTATCTGCTTATTGGCAGCGATGCAGATGATTTTAGAAAAGCCATTGAAGTAGCGACCAAGTAA